One Candidatus Binataceae bacterium DNA window includes the following coding sequences:
- the pdhA gene encoding pyruvate dehydrogenase (acetyl-transferring) E1 component subunit alpha, with protein MALETDLTQPALERDRALARLREMLRIRRFEEKCAELYSAAKIRGFLHLYIGEEAVAVGALSALEADDAIVATYREHGHALARGVSAASIMAEMFGKREGCSHGRGGSMHLFDATARFYGGNAIVGGGLPLAVGLALADKMQGHARVTACFFGEGAVAEGEFHESMNLAALWKLPVVFFCENNLYAMGTALKRSESEVDLSLKAASYEIPAWPVDGMDVIACEDAARRAVAAVRGGAGPYFIEFRTYRFRAHSMYDPQLYRSKQEVEQWKTRDPIATFQARLSESALLSEADLKAIEDDVAQEIAKSVEFAEAGTLEPVEDLTRFVYSERTPS; from the coding sequence ATGGCTCTGGAAACCGACTTGACGCAGCCCGCGCTGGAGCGGGATCGCGCGCTCGCGCGCTTGCGCGAGATGCTGCGGATCCGCCGCTTCGAGGAGAAATGCGCCGAACTCTACAGCGCCGCCAAGATCCGGGGCTTTCTCCATCTGTATATCGGCGAAGAGGCGGTCGCGGTCGGGGCGCTGAGCGCTCTCGAAGCCGACGACGCGATCGTGGCGACTTACCGCGAGCACGGACATGCGCTGGCTCGCGGAGTCTCCGCTGCTTCGATCATGGCCGAGATGTTCGGCAAGCGCGAAGGATGCAGCCACGGCCGCGGCGGTTCAATGCATCTGTTCGACGCTACTGCCCGCTTCTATGGCGGTAATGCGATCGTCGGCGGCGGACTGCCGCTGGCGGTCGGATTGGCGCTGGCGGACAAGATGCAGGGCCACGCGCGCGTCACAGCATGTTTCTTTGGCGAGGGCGCGGTGGCGGAGGGGGAATTCCACGAGAGCATGAATCTCGCGGCGCTGTGGAAACTGCCGGTCGTCTTCTTTTGCGAGAACAATCTCTATGCGATGGGCACCGCGCTCAAACGCTCCGAATCCGAGGTCGACCTGAGCCTCAAGGCGGCGAGCTACGAAATTCCGGCGTGGCCCGTCGATGGGATGGACGTTATCGCGTGTGAGGACGCCGCGCGCAGGGCGGTTGCGGCCGTGCGCGGAGGCGCCGGCCCGTATTTCATCGAATTCCGCACCTACCGGTTTCGCGCGCACTCGATGTACGATCCGCAGTTGTATCGCTCCAAACAGGAAGTCGAACAGTGGAAGACGCGCGATCCCATCGCAACCTTCCAGGCGCGCTTGTCCGAATCGGCGCTGCTGAGCGAAGCCGACCTCAAGGCGATCGAGGATGACGTCGCGCAGGAGATCGCCAAATCGGTCGAGTTTGCCGAGGCGGGAACCCTGGAGCCAGTCGAGGACCTGACCAGGTTCGTGTATTCCGAAAGGACGCCGTCATGA
- a CDS encoding OsmC family protein produces MKPLPHLYEVSLKDGPGGYATLSAGGPPELRMAPPVEFDGPGDAWSPEQLLVASVESCFLFTLRAVAAEARLEYASIHITGEGLLQRKEGVIRITEIVLRPVLGLPAGSDPAEATKVLERSAKLCFLSASLAAQVRLEPRILVSES; encoded by the coding sequence ATGAAGCCACTCCCGCATCTATACGAGGTCAGCCTGAAAGACGGCCCCGGCGGCTATGCGACTCTCTCCGCTGGAGGGCCGCCCGAGTTGCGCATGGCGCCGCCGGTCGAGTTCGACGGCCCCGGGGATGCGTGGAGTCCGGAACAGCTCCTGGTCGCGTCCGTCGAAAGTTGTTTTCTGTTTACTCTTCGTGCGGTGGCGGCAGAAGCGAGGCTTGAATACGCGTCGATTCATATCACCGGCGAGGGACTCCTCCAGCGCAAGGAGGGCGTCATTCGGATCACCGAGATAGTGCTGAGACCGGTCCTGGGTTTGCCCGCCGGCTCCGATCCCGCAGAGGCCACGAAGGTGCTGGAGAGGAGTGCGAAGCTGTGCTTCCTTTCGGCTTCGCTCGCCGCTCAGGTCCGGCTGGAGCCGCGTATCCTGGTTTCCGAATCCTGA
- the acsA gene encoding acetate--CoA ligase, with translation MTWKTIEKPRQGWAIVPNLVDYERTRTAFSWRTARAALDGLPGGGLNIAHEAVDRHCAGPQRDHLALRWLGKRGEVRDFSYADLARFTNRFANVLARLGLEKGERVFLLAGRIPELYIGALGTLKAGGVFCPLFSAFGPEPIRQRIGIGDGRVLVTTAAFYKRKVAELRSSLPGLRHVLLLGTPEEIRAIPGTLDFERLMNEADDHFDVCRTGPADLALLHFTSGTTGKPKGAMHVHEAVVAHHMTAKYALDLHPEDIFWCTADPGWVTGTSYGIIAPLTHGITSIVDEAEFDAERWYAILQNQRVSIWYTAPTAVRMMMKVGVDVVRKYDLGRLRFVASVGEPLNPEAVVWGQTAFGLPIHDNWWQTETGGIMIANYLAMDIRPGSMGRPLPGIDASIVRRRKDGTVEELTEAGIEGELALRPGWPAMFRGYLNEEERYRKCFVGGWYLTGDLAKRDSDGYFWFVGRADDVIKSSGHLIGPFEVESALMEHPAVAEAGVIGKPDPIAGETVKAFVSLKPPFVPGEELRLELLGFARKRLGAAVAPKEIDFVASVPKTRSGKIMRRLLKARELGLPEGDTSTLEGEPGSA, from the coding sequence GTGACCTGGAAGACCATTGAGAAGCCGCGGCAAGGCTGGGCGATCGTACCGAATCTGGTCGACTACGAGCGGACGCGGACGGCGTTCTCGTGGCGGACCGCCCGCGCCGCGCTCGACGGACTTCCCGGCGGCGGGTTGAATATCGCCCACGAGGCGGTCGACCGGCATTGTGCCGGGCCGCAGCGCGATCATCTGGCGCTGCGCTGGCTGGGCAAACGCGGGGAAGTGCGCGACTTCAGCTACGCGGACCTGGCCCGGTTCACCAACCGCTTCGCCAACGTGCTGGCCCGGCTCGGCTTGGAGAAGGGGGAGCGCGTGTTCCTGCTGGCGGGCCGTATTCCCGAGCTCTACATCGGCGCGCTCGGCACCCTCAAGGCGGGTGGAGTCTTTTGCCCGTTGTTCTCGGCGTTTGGCCCCGAGCCGATCCGTCAGAGAATCGGCATCGGCGACGGACGGGTGTTGGTAACCACGGCAGCGTTTTATAAGCGAAAGGTCGCGGAGCTGCGGTCATCGCTCCCCGGTTTGCGCCACGTGCTCTTGCTTGGGACGCCGGAGGAAATTCGCGCAATCCCCGGCACGCTCGACTTCGAGCGGCTGATGAATGAAGCCGACGATCATTTCGACGTCTGCCGTACCGGCCCCGCGGATCTGGCCCTACTCCATTTCACAAGTGGAACGACCGGAAAGCCCAAGGGAGCGATGCACGTGCACGAGGCGGTTGTCGCTCACCACATGACCGCGAAATACGCCCTCGACCTTCATCCTGAGGACATCTTCTGGTGTACGGCCGACCCTGGCTGGGTAACCGGAACCTCTTACGGCATCATCGCTCCGCTCACCCACGGCATCACCAGCATAGTCGATGAAGCCGAATTCGATGCCGAGCGCTGGTACGCAATTCTCCAGAATCAGCGAGTCAGCATTTGGTACACCGCGCCAACCGCGGTGCGCATGATGATGAAGGTTGGCGTCGACGTGGTGCGCAAGTACGACCTCGGGCGGCTGCGTTTTGTCGCGAGTGTCGGCGAACCGCTCAACCCGGAGGCGGTCGTGTGGGGACAGACGGCATTCGGCCTGCCGATCCACGACAACTGGTGGCAGACGGAAACCGGCGGCATCATGATAGCCAATTATTTGGCCATGGATATTCGTCCCGGTTCGATGGGCCGCCCGCTGCCGGGTATCGACGCCTCGATCGTCCGCCGCCGCAAGGACGGAACCGTCGAAGAACTGACCGAAGCCGGAATCGAGGGCGAGCTGGCTTTGCGTCCGGGATGGCCCGCGATGTTTCGCGGCTACCTCAACGAAGAAGAACGCTATCGAAAATGCTTCGTCGGCGGCTGGTATCTCACCGGCGACCTGGCAAAACGTGATTCCGACGGCTACTTCTGGTTCGTCGGCCGCGCCGACGACGTGATCAAGTCATCCGGCCATTTGATCGGCCCCTTCGAGGTCGAAAGCGCGCTGATGGAACATCCCGCGGTGGCCGAGGCCGGCGTTATCGGCAAGCCCGATCCGATCGCCGGGGAAACGGTCAAGGCGTTTGTTTCGCTGAAGCCGCCGTTTGTCCCGGGCGAGGAGTTGCGGCTCGAGTTGCTCGGCTTCGCGCGAAAGCGTCTGGGAGCGGCGGTAGCTCCCAAGGAGATTGATTTTGTCGCGAGCGTGCCCAAGACGCGCAGCGGCAAAATCATGCGCCGCCTCCTGAAGGCGCGCGAACTCGGTCTGCCCGAAGGCGATACTTCCACCCTGGAGGGCGAGCCGGGCTCCGCCTGA
- a CDS encoding phosphopantetheine-binding protein, translating to MSDDEIKAMVLRELGKIAPEVESEIDPATDLREQIDLDSMDMLNLMIAIHETTGVDIPESDYPQLATLGGCVSYLRTRIK from the coding sequence GTGAGCGACGACGAAATCAAGGCGATGGTCCTGCGGGAGTTAGGCAAAATAGCGCCCGAGGTCGAGTCTGAAATCGATCCGGCGACCGATTTACGCGAGCAGATCGATCTCGATTCGATGGACATGCTCAACCTGATGATTGCGATTCACGAGACGACGGGAGTGGATATTCCCGAATCGGACTATCCGCAACTGGCGACTCTAGGCGGTTGCGTCTCGTATTTGCGCACACGCATCAAATGA
- a CDS encoding DUF2267 domain-containing protein, producing MDTTMQEEKFIHSVAEQLAIDKQQARKIVEAIFHELRDRLTPKEAVDAGAQMPTGLKEIWLVSESPQRAVRRIHKADFIREVAERAEIQEVEASHAVKAVFHALQVLFQSPTGQEGEAWDIFSQLPKDLKKLWMEAARSQQQR from the coding sequence ATGGATACGACCATGCAAGAAGAAAAATTCATACATTCCGTCGCCGAGCAATTGGCCATTGACAAGCAACAGGCGAGAAAGATCGTAGAGGCGATTTTTCACGAGCTCCGCGATCGGCTCACGCCCAAGGAGGCCGTGGACGCGGGCGCCCAGATGCCGACGGGTCTCAAGGAGATCTGGCTTGTCTCCGAGTCCCCGCAGAGGGCCGTCAGGCGCATCCACAAGGCGGATTTTATCCGCGAAGTTGCCGAGCGAGCCGAGATCCAGGAGGTGGAGGCGTCGCACGCGGTGAAAGCCGTCTTTCATGCCCTGCAGGTCCTCTTTCAGAGTCCGACCGGACAGGAGGGGGAAGCATGGGATATTTTCAGCCAGCTTCCCAAGGACCTCAAGAAACTGTGGATGGAGGCGGCGCGATCGCAGCAGCAACGATAA
- a CDS encoding hemerythrin domain-containing protein yields MKTNVRMRGTGRASQVSEALDGAKTMDTKQLPQAASRESQMRTTLANLAEEDARLRLPILEAASIAARLCLDPSDLELRQRAAKIWARIDSVIARHLSKEESAVLPWAESLKDFPHQLVDRARKKHEQMIALHDIIATHSFEKGRDQDIAAEARNLCVYATTLDDLIAGEERDLFPVMRRVLFRHPQS; encoded by the coding sequence ATGAAGACAAACGTGCGGATGCGTGGCACAGGCCGTGCAAGCCAAGTCAGCGAAGCACTCGACGGGGCCAAAACAATGGACACCAAACAATTACCGCAAGCAGCGAGCAGAGAGTCTCAAATGAGGACCACCTTGGCCAATCTGGCTGAGGAGGATGCGCGGCTAAGGCTGCCGATCCTGGAAGCGGCCTCGATCGCGGCTCGGCTCTGCCTTGACCCGAGCGATCTCGAATTGCGTCAGAGGGCCGCCAAGATATGGGCGCGAATCGATTCCGTTATTGCCAGACACCTTAGCAAGGAGGAGAGCGCGGTGTTGCCGTGGGCCGAGTCGCTCAAGGACTTTCCGCATCAGCTGGTCGATCGCGCACGCAAAAAACACGAACAGATGATCGCCCTGCATGACATCATCGCCACGCACTCTTTTGAAAAGGGGCGGGACCAGGATATCGCAGCCGAGGCGCGAAATCTGTGCGTCTATGCCACCACCCTCGACGACCTCATCGCCGGCGAGGAACGCGATCTCTTCCCGGTGATGCGCCGGGTGTTGTTCCGTCACCCGCAGAGCTGA
- a CDS encoding MgtC/SapB family protein, producing MILPGNYGLIARLAVALAIGLLIGLERGWERRELPEGQRAAGLRTFGLIGLLGGVTAQVGGSLHGIVMAVAAAAVSAFMALGYSREPWRGQDVSITGLVAALLTFCLGALAGAGETTVASSTAVVVALLLGFKPELHSILRRIERSELLATLRLLLISVVLLPVLPNAGFGPWQAFNPYRTWWMVVLVAAVSYVGYFAIRVFGERRGLLMTALCGGLVSSTAVTVSVARRANDQSARADLLAGAVAVATATMLPRILVVVGVVSLALARALAIPVLSAGLLTLAAAAWFSSRSATATESERGDEPSNPLDLRLALKFGLFLAVTMILAQGANQELGYKGIYILAILAGLVDVDAINLSCASMVSQGQLPIGAAADAVLLAAATNTLLKPLIAVSVGNVRLGWRVIATVGAAFAGGAAGLLLLAR from the coding sequence GTGATCCTTCCCGGAAATTACGGCCTGATCGCACGTCTCGCCGTCGCCCTGGCCATCGGGCTCCTGATCGGCCTCGAACGAGGATGGGAGCGGCGCGAGCTTCCCGAAGGCCAACGCGCGGCCGGTTTGCGCACCTTTGGACTGATCGGACTTCTGGGCGGCGTCACCGCACAGGTAGGCGGGTCGCTGCACGGGATAGTTATGGCCGTAGCTGCGGCGGCAGTCAGCGCGTTCATGGCGTTAGGCTATTCGCGCGAGCCATGGCGCGGCCAGGACGTGAGCATCACCGGCCTCGTCGCCGCGCTTTTGACGTTTTGCCTGGGAGCGCTCGCAGGCGCGGGTGAAACGACGGTCGCATCCTCGACCGCGGTGGTCGTGGCGTTGCTGCTCGGCTTCAAGCCCGAGCTTCACAGCATCCTCCGGCGTATCGAGCGGTCCGAACTGTTGGCGACGCTGCGCCTGCTTCTGATTTCTGTCGTGCTGCTTCCGGTGCTGCCCAACGCCGGCTTCGGTCCGTGGCAGGCCTTCAATCCTTATCGGACGTGGTGGATGGTGGTGCTGGTGGCCGCGGTTTCATACGTCGGTTACTTCGCGATCAGAGTCTTCGGCGAAAGGCGCGGACTTCTGATGACCGCGCTTTGCGGCGGCCTCGTTTCATCGACTGCCGTCACCGTGAGCGTGGCGCGCCGGGCCAACGACCAAAGCGCGAGAGCCGACCTGCTGGCCGGTGCAGTGGCAGTCGCGACCGCGACCATGCTTCCGCGAATTCTGGTAGTCGTTGGCGTGGTTTCGCTGGCTCTCGCCCGGGCGCTGGCCATCCCGGTGCTGTCGGCCGGCTTGCTGACGCTGGCCGCGGCGGCATGGTTTTCGAGCCGCAGCGCAACGGCGACTGAGAGCGAACGGGGCGACGAACCGAGTAATCCGCTCGATCTGAGACTGGCGCTGAAGTTCGGCCTGTTTCTCGCAGTGACCATGATCCTGGCGCAGGGCGCGAATCAGGAGCTGGGATATAAAGGGATCTACATACTGGCCATCCTGGCCGGTCTGGTGGATGTCGACGCGATAAACCTCTCGTGCGCGTCGATGGTTAGCCAGGGCCAGTTGCCGATCGGCGCAGCTGCGGACGCGGTGCTGTTGGCAGCCGCGACGAACACACTTCTAAAGCCGCTCATAGCTGTCAGTGTTGGCAACGTGCGGTTGGGTTGGCGTGTGATCGCGACGGTGGGGGCCGCCTTTGCCGGCGGCGCCGCAGGACTTTTGCTGTTGGCCCGGTGA
- a CDS encoding alpha-ketoacid dehydrogenase subunit beta, which yields MSADVTPPNRTTYREAMRQAIREALLRDPRVFLMGEDVGRYGGCYAVSKGLLEEFGPERIRDTPLSESAFVGAGIGAALGGMRPIVEIMTVNFSLLALDQIVNNAATILHMSGGQFNIPLVIRMTTGAGRQLAAQHSHSLEGWYAHIPGIKILTPATLEDARGMLWTALQDPDPVLIFEHGTLYNLEGELPADASAVAIDKAAVRRPGDDVSLITYGGTLGKALQAAEELSAKGIDAEVVDLRTLRPLDTATILNSVTRTHRAVIVDEGWRSGSISAEISARIMEGAFYELDAPVERVCSAEVPMPYAKHMEEAALPHVHTIVETVSLMMGDRG from the coding sequence ATGAGTGCGGACGTGACGCCCCCCAACCGCACGACTTATCGCGAGGCGATGCGGCAAGCGATCCGCGAGGCGCTCCTGCGCGATCCGCGCGTGTTCCTGATGGGCGAGGACGTTGGCCGCTATGGCGGCTGCTACGCGGTGAGCAAAGGATTGCTGGAAGAGTTCGGCCCCGAGCGGATCCGGGACACGCCGCTCTCCGAATCGGCCTTCGTCGGCGCCGGGATCGGCGCCGCACTGGGAGGGATGAGGCCGATCGTCGAGATCATGACCGTCAATTTCAGCCTGCTCGCGCTGGATCAGATTGTGAACAACGCCGCGACCATCCTTCACATGTCCGGCGGCCAGTTCAATATTCCATTGGTTATCAGAATGACTACCGGCGCCGGACGCCAGCTCGCCGCGCAGCACTCGCACAGTCTCGAGGGTTGGTATGCGCATATCCCGGGCATCAAAATACTCACTCCCGCGACGCTGGAAGATGCGCGCGGCATGCTATGGACAGCACTCCAGGACCCGGACCCGGTGCTGATTTTCGAACATGGCACGCTCTACAACCTGGAAGGCGAGTTGCCGGCGGACGCCAGCGCCGTCGCTATTGACAAGGCTGCGGTGCGCCGGCCCGGCGACGACGTAAGCCTCATCACCTACGGCGGCACGCTGGGCAAGGCGCTGCAGGCCGCCGAGGAGCTGTCGGCCAAGGGCATCGATGCCGAAGTCGTCGATCTCCGCACGCTGCGTCCGCTCGACACGGCAACCATCCTGAATTCGGTTACCAGAACGCATCGGGCGGTGATTGTCGATGAAGGATGGCGCAGCGGCAGTATCTCGGCCGAGATCAGCGCGCGCATCATGGAGGGCGCATTTTACGAACTTGACGCTCCGGTTGAGCGGGTTTGCAGCGCCGAAGTGCCGATGCCGTACGCCAAACATATGGAAGAAGCGGCGCTGCCCCACGTCCATACCATTGTCGAAACCGTGAGCCTCATGATGGGTGATCGTGGCTGA
- a CDS encoding dihydrolipoamide acetyltransferase family protein, with the protein MPALGADMEAGTILEWLVKPGDAVKRGDIIAVVDTEKATVEVEVFDTGVIQEIIVPLGEKVPIGTLLALIRSDGEAAVPSAPKPTPAAAVAKVTAAPTAAPPAAAKPLRPQAPPRAERPAQLPTPPAAPGRLRISPLAMRAAVELKVDLSSVKGTGPHGAITRADVARAAKAPKAPPPVPPTAVARAPVPSAAAPAAAGAPEISAAATQRRAAIAPEERREAMRKVIAAAMARSKREIPHYYLGTRVNMGRAMTWLQAYNLQRPVTERLLYSVLLLKATALAARQVPEMNGFWVDGAFKPAGAVHVGVAISLRQGGLIAPAIHDIDKKPLDEIMVNLRDLVKRVRAGVLRSSEIADATITVTSLGEEGVETVFGIIYPPQVALVGFGKITEQVWAADGMLGAKPTVMATLAADHRASDGHRGGLFLAAIDRILQEPDEL; encoded by the coding sequence ATGCCCGCCTTGGGTGCCGACATGGAGGCCGGCACTATCCTCGAGTGGCTGGTCAAGCCCGGCGACGCGGTCAAGCGCGGAGACATCATCGCCGTGGTCGATACGGAGAAGGCCACGGTCGAGGTCGAAGTTTTTGATACCGGGGTCATCCAGGAGATTATTGTCCCGCTGGGAGAGAAGGTTCCCATAGGCACTCTTCTCGCCCTGATCCGCAGCGATGGCGAAGCTGCTGTGCCGTCGGCGCCAAAGCCGACGCCTGCCGCCGCAGTGGCAAAAGTCACGGCCGCTCCGACAGCCGCCCCGCCCGCCGCCGCCAAGCCGTTGCGACCGCAGGCGCCGCCTCGCGCGGAGAGGCCTGCGCAATTGCCGACGCCGCCCGCCGCGCCTGGCCGGTTGCGCATCTCGCCGCTTGCCATGCGCGCGGCCGTCGAACTGAAAGTGGACCTTTCCAGCGTGAAGGGAACGGGGCCTCACGGAGCGATCACCAGGGCCGACGTCGCGCGGGCAGCCAAGGCGCCCAAGGCGCCGCCGCCCGTCCCGCCAACCGCCGTGGCACGGGCGCCGGTCCCTTCAGCGGCGGCGCCCGCAGCGGCAGGGGCGCCGGAAATATCCGCGGCTGCCACCCAACGCAGGGCCGCCATCGCGCCCGAGGAGCGCCGCGAAGCGATGCGCAAGGTGATCGCGGCGGCGATGGCGCGCTCCAAGCGCGAAATTCCACACTACTATCTGGGGACCCGGGTCAACATGGGGCGCGCGATGACCTGGTTGCAGGCCTATAATCTCCAACGCCCGGTGACCGAACGCTTGCTCTACTCAGTCCTTCTGCTCAAGGCCACTGCGCTCGCGGCGCGGCAGGTACCGGAAATGAACGGCTTTTGGGTGGACGGCGCATTCAAACCCGCTGGGGCTGTTCATGTCGGCGTCGCGATCTCGCTGCGGCAGGGTGGCCTCATCGCGCCGGCGATTCACGATATCGACAAGAAGCCGCTCGACGAGATCATGGTCAACCTGAGGGACCTGGTAAAGCGCGTACGCGCGGGAGTGCTGCGAAGTTCCGAGATAGCCGACGCCACTATCACGGTGACCAGTCTCGGCGAAGAGGGCGTCGAAACCGTCTTCGGGATAATCTATCCGCCGCAGGTTGCGCTGGTGGGATTCGGCAAAATCACCGAACAGGTGTGGGCGGCCGATGGGATGCTTGGCGCGAAGCCGACCGTGATGGCGACGCTCGCCGCTGACCATCGCGCCAGCGACGGCCATCGCGGAGGTCTTTTCCTCGCCGCCATCGACCGCATTTTACAGGAGCCGGACGAGCTGTGA